Genomic DNA from Nitrosospira lacus:
GAGTTCGTCACGTTGCTCAACCGTTATCTCCCGTGGAAGACTGACTTCCCAATCCGCGGTGATAAAAGACTTCAACGCAATAGGATCAAAATGCTCGGGGTCGTTCAGCATGAGATAAGCTTTGAGTCCTTCGTATAACAGATCCTGGTCTGCACGACTGCCGCTGGAAAGCAGGCGTTCAATACGTAGCACAAGCTGTGGCAGAAGTGCATCATGCAGTAAATGCTGGTACGTATTGTTCGCTGCGGCCGCCAGTTTGTTGCCCTGATAAAGACCAAATCCCATGGATAACGGTACGGCGTGATTGTCACCGGGAGAAGCGCTGCCTAAATCACGTACCGATTTGAGGACTGGCAGCAAGCTGATGATATCCATGTTTTGCAGGACGGGCAGTTCCTCGACCTGTTGAAAGATTGCGGGTATTTTTTCCCTTCCTTCGGCAAGATAGGCTTTGTTGCGTGAATAACTGACGGTCCATGCGGTTATGGCGCCGAGGGTGATCAGGCCGGCAGTGGCGAATGCTCCCCATTGTAACCATGCGCGTCGGCGTTCCCAACGCAGATTGGTGCCGGCGAGCCCTGCTTCACAGAAAATTACGTCTTTTATCAGTCGTGTGAGGAAGAAGCTCTTGCCACTTGGTTTATTGGGAGCGAGCAGCTTGCGGTCAAGGTGTAGTGCCCGGGCAAGGGTACCCATTACGCGATCGATCGGATTGCCTTCCTGCGTTCCGCTGGTGAAATAGAAGCCCCGCAATAGTGGTTGCTGTTCGAAAGGGGAGGGTGAAAATACCTGGTTCAAGAAATCGCCAAGTACTTCCTTGAGACTGCTGAACTGTTGGGGGAAGGTGTAGAGCAATGCTCGCTTTTGTGTATCCCTTTCCTGCTGCAAGCGGTCGACTAGCCGATCATTCAGTCGCTGCTCCAATGCGGAGAACTCTGCACTGAAATTGGTAAGCGGTAAAGTATCCTGTTTTTCGGTGAACGGAAATGTTGCACCCCAAACCTGAGTCCTTTCCTCTTTACCGTATTCACCGAAAAACTCCATGAAACCGGCAAGTAGATCAGCCTTGGTGACAAGTACATAAAGCGGAAAACGGATATTGAGCCCCGCGTGCAGCTCCTGAATGCGTTTGCGTATTGCGATTGCTTGTGCTTCTCGCTGCGCCGTGGTCTGCTGCAGCAGATCGGTCACACTGATTGTAACGATGACGCCGTTAATCGGCCGCCGGGGACGGTATTTTTTCAGGAGCTGGAGAAAACCCGTCCAGGCCGCGCTATCAGCTTCCCGGTTGCTCTCCTGAGTTGTATAACGCCCGGCTGTATCGAGAAGCACAGCCTCGTTGGTGAACCACCAATCACAGTTGCGTGTGCCGCCAATACCTCGAATGACTTCCTGGCCAAAACGCTCCGCAAACGGAAACTGCAGCCCTGAATTGACGAGCGCTGTGGTCTTTCCCGACCCCGGTGGGCCGATAAAAATATACCAGGGGAGTTCGTAAACGTATTGCTGGCGGGTCAGGAGCGCGAGCAGCGGTTTTTTGGGTTGGCCACCGAGATTGGCCTGTTTCAACACCGCTACGGCTTCCTCGAAACGCTTGCGCAAGACTGCCACTTCTTCAGCACCCGCACTATCGCCTGGTTGTGGCGCAGGCGAGGGATGCCGCAAGAGGCCATCCATTAGCCGTGCATTCAATGTCTTTGCTTTGATGACTTTCCAGGCATGTTTTCCGGCATAGAGAATAATGACAAGTGCCATAATAAACAGCCGTACCGCGCTGGATTCCAGCGGGTGATATTCCGCGATCGCGATTAAGGGCCCGACGAACCAAATCAGCAGCGCGGCCGCAACCAGACCGAGGAATGCCAAGGTCCAACGATTGAATAAAAGTTTAATTACCTTTTTCATCCCCTTTTACCTTTATTCCTGAAGCGGCTGTTGCCGTTTGCCGGTACGGGGGACATATAGCGTGATCTCCACCCGGCGATTGCGTGCGCGATCCGCAGGCGTGTTATTCGAAACGACAGGTTCGGCATCGGCACGGCCTTCCGCAGTCAAGCGGCTTGCCAAGGTTCCTTTTTCGATAAGAAAATGCATGACAGAACGGGCACGGTCTTGCGAAAGATGCCAATTGGAAGGGAATCGCAATGATCGTATCGGCTGATTATCGGTATGACCAGTGACTCTGACTTGCCCCGGCACGGCATTAAGCGCACTTGCGATGCGTGCCAGAATTGGCAAAAAGTGCTCAGAAATTGTCGCGCTGCCTGGGGCGAACAACCCGTCGCCCCGAAGGGTAACTACACTACGTCCCTCTTCATCGCGCACAGCCACCAGTCCTTCCTGAATTTCTGTTGCAAGAAATTCCGCAAGCCGGGGTTCTGCGGCCGGTAATGGTACCGGCTCGGGAACAGGGTACTTGACGCGGATGGACTGTATCTGGGTGAAAATCGGGTCGGAGGCATTATTGAGCTGAAAGCTGAACCACAAGTAAGTGGTCAGCATAATGAGTCCGCATACGGCCGCCAAAACCCATACAGGCAGGAGTGCGAGAATTTTTGCGCGCTTGATAAGTGTGGCGTGCCAATGGGGTGACAGATCACGTTCGTATTCGCCCCGCTCTTTACTCAACAGCTGCGCGAGGCGTTCGCGTAGAGCGTCGAGATGCGCCTTGCCATTTTCGATAACGCGATAGCGGCCTTCGAAACCCAAGGCCAGGCAAATGTACATGAACTCCAGGAGATCACGGTTGGCTTTGGGGTTCTCAGCCAGCTTCGAGAGCAGTTGAAAGAATTTCTCGCCTCCCCATGCCTCGCTGTGGAACATGACAAGCAGGCTTTGTTCGGCCCACACGCCACTGCCCCAAGGCGTGGATGCGGCGGTTTCATCCAGTAGCGTACACAGTGCGTAGCGGGCCGCTATCACTTTTTCGGGCGCCAATCCGGCGGCTTTGGCACGAATTTCGAACGCCTTGATATTCTGCGCAATATAATTGCGCAGACCTGATGGGTCCGCATGCTGCAAAGTAGTACGTAATTGCGGCACGATATTCAGCAACGAATTGGCGGCGGCAATTAATGGATTCAATCCCGCAGCTGTTGTAATTTCGTCTATCTCTCTGGCCGTTCCTGTCGAGCCGGGCGTTTGCCAGATGTTCGTGGACTGGCCTGGCGAAACGGTACGCCCCCCCGGTGAAGGCATTATTACCGTTTTGTCCGCATCCAAAGATGAAAACGGGTCATCCTGACTCATAATGTACATCCGTAAATATATTTATGACGCATGCCTAGGATCCCGGGTAGGGTTTTTAAAAGATCAATAGCAGTAAGGAATCGGTTCTATTTATAGCCTTTCGCTGCATCACTCCCTTATGGCCCAGAATTCAAGTTCAAGTCCGGGGAATTCACCGGCGACATGCATCGCCAAGCCACCGGAGCGTTCCAATTGCTTCCACATTTCACCTCCCCGTTCGAGCTCGAAGTAGCTGAACCCCGCATGGAAGGGTATCTGCCGCGGGGCAACCGGCAAAGAGTTGAGGGGAATGCCGGGCAAAGCCAGATTAACAAGATCTCTAATGCGTTCGACAGAGCCGATTTTAACTTGAGCGGGAAAGCGCGTTCGCAACGCTTCCGCTGGCAACTGGGCATGGACTGCAAGAACGAAGTGGGCGGTTTTAAGAAGTTCCTGGTCAGGAATTACTGCAACCCGTATGCCATATCTACGATCCTGCAGCTCGATTGAAATTGCGTTCTGCTCCAGCACCATGCTTAATGAGCGGCGCAAATCGGTTATGAGGGGCATAAAACAGTGCACCAGCGCGTCATGTTGATATTCCGGATAGGCTGGCGGGCGGCGACTGCCATGGGTGAATGTTGCCAGTTCCCCCGCGAGGCCAAGACATGCGCTGAACAGTCGCTCCGGGTGCAATAGCCGGTGGGTGGAAAAGTTTGCAAACAGGGGCTCGTAGCGATTAATGGTCTGCAGCATAAGAAAATCGGCGACCTCAGCGACTCCGCCACGGCCCGGTTGAGCAACCCGTGAGGCAAGTGTTTCGCCTCGCTGGTGAAGCAGGCCATGCAATTCGCTTACGTATCCCGCCAGCATGAGGTCGCTGCCTACATGGAGCATGGGCGGAATAAATTCCTTCTGCAACACCAGCTGATTGTCAGCACGCCGCTCTGTAATTTGCGCCACATTCAGTGTTGTATAGGCAGCGGTCACGTCACGCTCGCGCATAACCCGCAGGCGAAGCTGCCCCACCTGCAGGAACGCGCTGTTCTGAGAATCGGCATTGGAATCGGCGACTTCCCGCTCTTCGACAGAGAAGCGTGCAAGAGAGTTGTCCTGGAGAGCAGCTGTATCGGTTTCGTCCATCCCCGCTCGGCGCATGGGCAATGCCAGCACAATGAATTCATTCCGGGTATCGACGTCGATATCCAGGGGCAAGGGTGGTACGTCCTCGGAGGGAAAATCGAACGGCGTGCCGTCAGGAAAAATTCCGCGTGCCGCAGTCAGTTGTACCTTTCCGAGGGCTGCTGCGGCAAGGTTGAGCTCCAGGCCGCTGAATCCCCAGCTATAGCCGAGCAGTGGCGCTGCACGGCCTTCAACCAGCCTTTCGACATAGCGGTCATGCTGCTGAAAATGCTGTGGTTGAAGAAACAGTCCCTCAGACCATACAACTTTGTTGTTCCAGGACATCATCTTGCTCCGATACCGGGTATTGAAAGTGAATTTTCCCCGAATGCTTCAATCTGACTGTATTTAAGGTTTCTGGATTTCGTGCAGATTGCCGAGCGGCTGTGGTTTTTGTAACGAAAGTCCACACAAAAATGAACATTCGCCTTCCGCGCCAACCAGGATTCTATTGCCATCAAGCTGGATGACTATCCGCGAGATTTTCTGCTTCGCAGGAATAGCCAGAGATGCCCGCCATTGCGCGTGCTCAAGATCCCGGAATGCAGCAACTGCCGCCACATGCCGGGCATCCGGATGCAAGGGTCTGTCAAGTTCCAGCTTCTCCCCGGGGCGGAGCTGGAATACTTCGGTATTAAGCAATTCTGAACCCAGTATTTTTTGCTCGCTGTCAAAAACAGAGAAGAAATCCGCGGCATTGAAGGCCGCGACGGATTTGAGCTCATACAACTTCACTACCACTGGCGAAGCCCTGCCGTGTGAATCCGGATTCACACTTGGTTTTGCGTGAAGAGAAACTTTAATAATGACCGGCTTTGGCGTGCTGGCGCATCCAGCCAGGAAAAGAAGTGCGATAACGGAAGTAATTTGGGCAAAATGCAATAAGGGTTTCATTCTTTTCTTCCTGCTTAAGAATAAACTTTTATAAGTATAGACAAACTTTGCCAAATTATCCGAACGGGATTAGCACTTCCATTGCTAACTTCAATTTACAACGGAACCAGTCAGTTGTGCTTTAGGGAAACGACTCATACGACGATCGGATCCTGCTACGATTCTTCGTTCCTCAGGGAAAGATTCCGCAATTTCGGCTTTCACGGAGATCGATTTTCATCTACAGTTAAAAGCAGGTGGGGGAGTTCCCAATTTTCTCGGCTACCTTCATTGTAGAATTTGGTGTATCCGGTATGTATCCAGTACTTCGCTAGACTTTTGGTATCTTCAGTCCCGTGAGCATCTTCCTTTTGTTGGATACCGAAAGGTTAATTTTTAACCGTTAAAATAGTTGGTGTTAGGTATTATAAGCATTGATGCAGCATATCTCGGAATTGTGTATCCGAAAATCCGAGCATTCTTATAACCCGGTTGCAAAGAGGACGGTTAGTATGGTCAAGTTACTCTCGGCAGGCGCAACCGACTTGGGACTCCGGCGCGGCAACAACGAGGATGCCTACCTCGCCATGCCTGAACTTGGATTCTTCGCCATCGCGGACGGAATGGGGGGTGAAGCGGCCGGAGAAATCGCCAGCAGGTATTTTATCGAGACGGCGCTTGCTGCTTTCCGCAGCCAGGTTCCTTCTTCGGAAGAAACAAATTATGCATTGGTTCAAAAAGTGTTCAGTTGTTCGAACAAACGTATATTCGAGCATGCAGAACAAAATCCCAATGATTATGGAATGGGATGCACCGGGGACCTTCTCGCGTTTTATCGCGACAAGTATGTGATCGGGCACGTAGGAGATAGCAGGGTTTACCTGTTACGGGATGGCAACCTGCGACAATTGACCAAGGATCATTCCCTGGTGCAACTTCAAGTGGAGCGTGGAATGCTCACTCCGGAGGAGGCAAGAAATCACCCAAGAAAAAACATCCTTCTCCGGGCGCTAGGGACCGATCTGGCGGTCTCCTTCGACATGCTGGAGGGTAGCGGACTGAACGGCGATATATTTCTTTTGTGCTCGGATGGATTGACGGACATGGTGGATGATGCGGCGATTCAGAATACGCTTGTTTCGACGGAAACGATTCAGCAAAAAGTAATGAGCCTGATCCGAACGGCTCTATCGGCCGGAGGCAGAGACAATATTACCGTCATTCTTTGTGAAGTGCGGATGAATGGGGATGGTGGAATCCCGCAGTGACACACTTGACGAGTTTTGCCCCGACGATGTCGTTTATGTGGTTACCGCAGCAGCAGGAATAATATTTTTATGTTCAGTCTACAATTTCTTGGTGAATGGCCGTTGATCAGGCTTGGCCCCTTAACATGTCTGCATGATATAGCGGCAGCCACCACGCAATCTCCATCCAAGGCTGCGCTGCAGCGGTTCCGTGACCCTGTTTGAGTATTTCGTGTAGGAAATATTCCTACATGGACCTCCTGCTATTTCCTACATGTTAATCGGATGGACTCCGGTTTCACGGCGACGCATGACTGCGCACAATGGAGCCTCACATCCAAGGGGGGTAAACATGCAAGCCAACGAACTAACGATGGAAATCAAGGAACTCAATTTGACCTATTTGATGCTGGCCCAGCAGATGGTGCGAGCGGACAAGGATATGGCAATTTTCCGCTTGGGAATCAGTAAGGACATTGCCGAAATATTGGGGGTGCTGACTCCCGGCCAGATTCTCAAGCTATCAAACTCCAACATGATGTTGTGCCGCATACGCTTCGACGACAGCCTGGTGCTCGGCATGCTCGCCAACTACGGCAAAGAGAAGACGATGGTGCAATCCCACGCAGCTATATTGCTGGCAGGTCAGCCAGTTGAAGAAATTTCCTGAATTAACGAATAAAAGGGTAACCATCATGGCGAAAAAGAGCGTGGTGTCAGAAGCCAAAGAGATTCAAGCCGCAATCGAGATGATTGATCTTGGCGCGCGCCTGCAGTTGCTGGAGAGCGAAACCAGCCTGAGCCGCGAGCGGCTTATCAAGCTCTACAAAGAATTGAAAGGTGTCTCCCCCCCCAAGGGAATGCTGCCATTTTCCGCCGACTGGTTTTTGACCTGGCAGCCCAATATTCATTCTTCCGTGTTTGCCGATATTTACCGCTACCTGCTCACGCACGCCGATTGCCGCGGTATCGCCGCCATTATCAAAAGCTATAAGCTTTATCTGGAGCACTGCCAGATGAGCGAAATGGAACCGGCATTGAGCCTGACACGTGCCTGGACCCTGGTGCGGTTCTTCGAAGGCCGCATCCTCCAGACCGCATCCTGCACCCAGTGCGGCGGGCATTTCGTGGTGTATACCCACGATCTCTATAGCCGCTATGTGTGCGGATTGTGCCACACCCCCTCGCGCGCCGGAAAAACCAATAAATCCCGCGCGGCCGCGCTTGCGAGCATTACCGCCACTACAGCCTCCATGGCACCTGCCGCATCCTGAGATCAAGTATTCCTCCTTCACCGGTGGCTGGGTTTCATCCCTCCACCGGTTTTTCTTTTCCGATCCTGCTTAAAGTTTGCCGTATTTTGGCCGTTACACAGATGAATGCTTCATCGTAATAAGCCCGTCACCGTACCAACCATGCATATTCAGGCCAAGGATGTACCGGTGGCTGGTCAAGGTGCAAGTGCAAGCCTTTGCGATCGGAGCAATAACCTAAGTCAGGGGGTATCGGTAAATGCTGGTCATAGTTGGATGTCTCATTGTTCTTGGCTCGGTATTTGGCGGATTTGCGCTTGCCGGTGGCCATCTCGCCGCGCTCTATCAGCCGCTGGAACTGCTGATGATCGGCGGCGCGGCGGTAGGAGCCTTCGTGCTGGGCAATACGGGCAAGGCGCTCAAGGCTACCTTCAAGGCGTTGCCCAAGGTCGCTCAAGGCTCCAGGCATACCAAGGACCTGTACATGGATCTCATGGCATTGCTCTATGACCTCCTTGCAAAAGTGCGCAAGGAAGGGTTGATGTCGATAGAAAGCGATATCGAGAACCCTGCGGAAAGTCCCATCTTTGCCCATTACCCCAACGTTCTGGCCGATCATGAGGCGATCGAATTCATGACAGACTATTTGCGCCTGATGGTGGGTGGCAACCTCAATGCATTCGAGATCGAGAATCTGATGGATAACGAAATCGAAATTCACCATCAAGAGGGTGAAGTGCCAGTGCATTGCATTGCAAAGTTGGGTGACAGCATGCCGGCATTCGGCATCGTTGCGGCGGTGATGGGCGTTATCCATACCATGGCATCGGTGGGCCTGCCACCATCTGAGCTGGGCATTCTGGTTGCCCAGGCGCTGGTAGGCACATTCCTCGGAATTCTGCTTGGATATGGTTTCGTGGGACCGTGCGCTGCCGTGCTGGAACAAAAACTGGAAGAATCCACGAAGATGTTGCAGTGCATCAGGATGACCCTGCTGGCCAGCATAAACGGCTACGCGCCCGCGCTGGCGGTCGAATTCGGCCGCAAGGCTCTGTACTCGACCGAGCGGCCGAATTTTATCGAGCTGGAAGAACGGGTCAGGCAGGCAAAAAACAAATGATTATCCTGAATCCGGTAGTTTGTAGCGAACCCCAGGGATAATGGTTAAGTGGCGCAAAAAAATCTTTATGGATCATAACGCTAATCCGAAAGATGAGCGGCCGGCTGCCGGATTCAGGATTACAGGAATATACATTCATGGCTGACGAAAAACGTACCATCGTCATCAAGAGAATCAAGAAGCATGGCCGCCACCATGGTGGCGCATGGAAGATTGCCTACGCGGATTTTGTTACCGCGATGATGGCATTCTTCCTGCTCATGTGGCTGCTTGGAGCCACCACCCAGGAACAATTGCAAGGTCTTTCCGAGTATTTTCAGACTCCCATCAAAGTTCAGCCAAACAGAGCCAGTGGCAGTGGTGACAGAAGCAGCGTGATCCAGGGCGGCGGCAAGGATACAACGCGGCGCGAGGGGCAAGTGAGGAGGGTGAGTGCAGGACCCGATAATCTCAAGGTGGCGCAGGCCGAGCTGGAGCGGCTTGACAGGCGCAAGCTGGAAGCCCTGAAGGGCCGGCTGGAGCAGTTGATCGAGTCTCATCCGATCATGCGCGACTTCAAGGAACAATTGCTGCTGGATATTACTTCCGAGGGTTTGCGAATCCAGATCGTCGATCACCTGAACCGGCCCATGTTCGCACTCGCCAAGGCCGAGCTGCAACCCTATACCAAGACGATCCTGCAAAAGCTGGGCGGGGTATTGAACGAAGTGCCCAATAAAATTAGTCTCTCAGGTCACACCGATGCAACACCCTATGCGAGCGGCGAGAAGAATTACAGCAACTGGGAGCTTTCTGCCGATCGAGCCAACGCCTCGCGCCGGCAACTGATCATGGGCGGCATGAATGAGCAAAAAATCATGCGTGTGGTAGGTTTGAGCTCGGCGGTACTGTTCGATAAGGACGACGCCACCAATCCCATCAATCGGCGTATCAGTGTTATCGTAATGAGCAACAAGGCGGCGGAGGATCTGAGCAAGGAAGGCGGGGTAACGAAACAGATCAGAAGTAATGCTACGGTGGATACGCATGCCTTGCAGCCCGCCGGCACCAGTTAAAAACCCTCGATAAATCCCGAATCCCATGCGGCCGTGGTGACGCGCCTGTTCAGAGGTTCCGCAGTGCGCACTGACAGCCACTATTCTAAAAGCGGAATTGCGGGGCTAATTTCACTCTTTTCCTTCGATGATTCACTCCTGAAGCGTTTAATAATCACACATGTAACAGATGAGCCGATTATGAACGCACTTGCGGGAGTTTGGAGTGAGCGAAGAGAGTGACCTCGAAAAAACGGAACCTGCATCGCCGCGGAAACTGGAGAAGTCCCGCGACGAAGGCCAGATTCCGCGTTCGCCAGAGCTATCCACATTCGCGGTTCTGATCACCGCTGGCTGCGGCCTTTGGTTGATGGGCGGGCATCTCACCAGCCAGCTTTCCATTTTGATGAGAGATGGAATGAAGGTGCCGCGCGATGCCGGTTTCGATTCCAGTCTGCTTCTCGATCGGTTGTTCGATCAATCCTTCGATATCCTGTTTGCATTCTCTCCTTTCCTGATTTTGATGCTCCTGATGGCGGTGACCGCACCCATGCTGATTTCGGGCTGGCTTTTTAGCTGGAAGTCGCTCGAGCCTAAATTCAACCGGCTCAATCCCATAAGTGGATTGGGCCGCATGTTTTCCCTGAACAGTCTGATCGAACTGACCAAGGCTCTTCTCAAGGCTGCACTGATCGGGGGAGCAGGGGTCTGGACAATCTGGCACAACAAGGAAGCGGTGTTGTCGCTGATTGCCGCTCCGCTTGCCGTGGGCGCCGGCCATATGGGCAACCTGATCGTCATGAGTTTTCTCACCATAGCGGGAACCATGGTGCTGATTGCGGCGGTGGATGTGCCCTTCAAGCTCTGGGATCACTACCGCAAACTCAAGATGACCAAGGAAGAAGTGCGCCAGGAAAACAAGGAGACCGATGGCGATCCACAAATGAAGGCTCGCATCCGTGCCCAGCAGCGTGAGATGGCAAGAAAGCGCATGATGGCCGAGGTTCCCAAAGCCGATGTGATTGTCACTAACCCGACGCATTACTCCGTTGCGCTTAAGTATGAAGATGGCAAGATGCGCGCCCCGCGCGTTGTGGCCAAGGGCTCACATCTGCTGGCCCTGAAGATTCGCGAGATAGGCCAGCAACATCACGTACCACTGCTGGAAGCACCGCCGCTCGCGCGCGCCTTGTATCACCACGCCGAGCTGGGCGATGAGATTCCCCAGACTTTGTATAACGCCGTGGCCGAGGTCCTGGCATATGTCTACCAGTTGCGCCGCCACCGCGAGTACGGCGGGAAGGCGCCCAATCCACCGGATATCCTGGAAGTTCCCGCCGAACTGGACCCAGAAAATACCGCATTCAAATGACATCCGATCTATCCGCGAAAGAACCGACCATTCCATGAACATAATCGCCAAATTCAACAACGTATTCAGCAGCGTGAACGCTCGCAGTCTTACCGGTCCGCTGCTGATACTCATGATTCTCGGCATGATGGTGCTGCCGCTACCGGCTTTTGTGCTGGATATGATGTTTACTTTCAATATTGCGCTTTCCATTATGGTATTGCTGGTCAGTATTCATACGCACAAGCCGCTGGAGTTTGCGGTATTCCCGACTGTGCTGCTACTTACTACCCTATTGCGGCTGTCGCTGAACGTGGCTTCAACCCGCATTGTGCTGATGGAAGGCCATACCGGGCCGGATGCGGCCGGAAAGGTGATCGAGGCGTTCGGTCATTATCTTGTGGGCGGCAACTATACGGTGGGTATTGTTGTGTTCATTATCCTGGTGGTAATCAATTTCATAGTAATCACCAAAGGTGCCGGCCGTATTGCAGAAGTCGCGGCACGTTTTACACTGGATGCGATGCCAGGCAAGCAGATGGCAATCGACGCCGATCTGAACGCTGGCCTGCTGGGCGAAGAAGAGGCCGGCAGGCGCCGTACCGCTATCGCTCAGGAGGCGGAATTCTACGGCTCGATGGATGGCGCCAGCAAGTTTGTTCGGGGCGACGCGATAGCGGGCATCCTGATTCTCTTCATCAATGTGATCGGCGGCCTGCTTGTCGGCGTACTTCAGCACGACCTGGACATGGCCACCGCTGCCAAGACTTACACACTCCTTGCCATCGGGGATGGCCTGGTGGCACAGATCCCTGCGCTCATCATCTCCACCGCAGCAGGCCTGGTAGTGAGCCGCGTAGGCACGGATGAGGATATCAGCGGCCAGCTCGTGAGCCAGCTTTTTTCCAGACCGCAGGTACTGGTCCTTACCGCCGCCATCA
This window encodes:
- the flhB gene encoding flagellar biosynthesis protein FlhB, which gives rise to MSEESDLEKTEPASPRKLEKSRDEGQIPRSPELSTFAVLITAGCGLWLMGGHLTSQLSILMRDGMKVPRDAGFDSSLLLDRLFDQSFDILFAFSPFLILMLLMAVTAPMLISGWLFSWKSLEPKFNRLNPISGLGRMFSLNSLIELTKALLKAALIGGAGVWTIWHNKEAVLSLIAAPLAVGAGHMGNLIVMSFLTIAGTMVLIAAVDVPFKLWDHYRKLKMTKEEVRQENKETDGDPQMKARIRAQQREMARKRMMAEVPKADVIVTNPTHYSVALKYEDGKMRAPRVVAKGSHLLALKIREIGQQHHVPLLEAPPLARALYHHAELGDEIPQTLYNAVAEVLAYVYQLRRHREYGGKAPNPPDILEVPAELDPENTAFK
- the motB gene encoding flagellar motor protein MotB, translating into MADEKRTIVIKRIKKHGRHHGGAWKIAYADFVTAMMAFFLLMWLLGATTQEQLQGLSEYFQTPIKVQPNRASGSGDRSSVIQGGGKDTTRREGQVRRVSAGPDNLKVAQAELERLDRRKLEALKGRLEQLIESHPIMRDFKEQLLLDITSEGLRIQIVDHLNRPMFALAKAELQPYTKTILQKLGGVLNEVPNKISLSGHTDATPYASGEKNYSNWELSADRANASRRQLIMGGMNEQKIMRVVGLSSAVLFDKDDATNPINRRISVIVMSNKAAEDLSKEGGVTKQIRSNATVDTHALQPAGTS